Proteins encoded within one genomic window of Pygocentrus nattereri isolate fPygNat1 chromosome 9, fPygNat1.pri, whole genome shotgun sequence:
- the LOC108410462 gene encoding epidermal differentiation-specific protein-like — protein MNKIIVYEQINFGGIGKEFTSSVPNLVMENFNDCISSLKVIGNPWVVYTDRNFSGSQFVYEEGEYPTVEFNDRISSLEVVTEDLTYPQITLYEHDKFRGRSLILTTETNLVYGSFHDVASSHKVQRGAWVLYEHINRQGAQMVARASHDLPNYGWFNDRVSHVRPLKPGKSIIKAEILWDKKEEHVKSITIDSICGLNKGEHEQSFSTELFKEYTASVTDNFSFSNSTQISWGTSFSVDVGMVKGEQNFSFSNTFTVERGGSNTRTERKSTQITLPTKIAPQTKLTVNVLRKEVDVKVPVKLTIQTGYNTHVEFGEYRCQSGNSITAEFKEEKI, from the coding sequence ATGAACAAGATTATTGTTTATGAGCAAATTAATTTTGGAGGCATTGGAAAAGAGTTCACCTCTTCTGTTCCCAACTTAGTCATGGAGAACTTTAATGACTGCATCTCCTCTCTGAAGGTGATCGGGAATCCATGGGTGGTATACACAGACAGAAATTTCAGCGGGTCTCAGTTTGTCTATGAGGAGGGAGAATATCCCACTGTGGAGTTCAATGACAGGATTTCTTCACTAGAGGTGGTGACGGAGGACCTCACGTACCCTCAGATTACACTTTATGAGCATGATAAATTCAGAGGCAGGTCCCTCATCCTCACCACTGAAACCAATCTCGTCTATGGCTCTTTCCATGATGTGGCATCTTCTCACAAGGTGCAGAGAGGAGCGTGGGTCCTTTATGAGCACATTAACAGACAGGGAGCTCAGATGGTGGCCAGGGCTTCTCATGACCTTCCTAATTATGGCTGGTTCAATGACAGAGTGTCTCATGTGCGACCTCTGAAGCCTGGCAAATCCATCATAAAGGCAGAGATCCTCTGGGACAAGAAAGAAGAACATGTCAAATCCATTACGATCGACTCCATATGTGGTCTGAACAAAGGGGAACACGAGCAGAGCTTCTCCACTGAGCTGTTTAAAGAGTACACGGCCTCCGTCACCGACAACTTCAGCTTTAGCAATTCTACACAGATCTCCTGGGGAACGTCCTTTAGTGTAGATGTAGGAATGGTGAAAGGAGAGCAAAACTTCTCCTTCAGTAACACCTTCACTGTGGAGAGAGGTGGCAGCAACACCAGAACCGAGAGGAAGAGTACCCAAATCACCCTGCCCACCAAAATAGCTCCCCAGACCAAGCTCACTGTGAACGTGTTGAGGAAAGAAGTGGACGTAAAGGTCCCAGTCAAGCTGACCATCCAGACAGGTTATAACACCCATGTCGAGTTTGGAGAGTACAGGTGCCAATCTGGAAACTCCATCACCGCCGAGTTCAAGGAGGAAAAAATCTAA
- the LOC108410465 gene encoding epidermal differentiation-specific protein-like, translated as MSKITVFEGINFSGRSKEFTSSVSNLVKDNFNDCISSLRVIGSPWVAYSDVNFRGSQFAFEEGEYATLECDKSISSLEMVTEDLTNPQITLYEDDNYGGKSRVFTSEINLVHISFHNVVSSHKVQRGVWVLYEKSNRGGAQMVARPSRDLPNYGSFNNKVSHVRPLKPGVSTVKAEINWKQKQERVRPVTIDSICGVNQGDQEKSFSNELFKEYEGFITDSVTFDSSTQIPLGMSFNVDVGAMKADKNFSLSETFTVEKGSSNTRTEKKNIKISLPTKISPHTKLTVNVVRKEVLTKASVQLTIMRGSLLPIVEFCEYKCQSGNSITTELKEEKI; from the coding sequence ATGAGCAAGATTACTGTTTTCGAAGGTATCAACTTTAGTGGCAGGAGTAAAGAGTTCACCTCTTCTGTTTCCAACTTGGTAAAGGACAACTTCAATGACTGCATCTCCTCTCTGAGGGTGATTGGGAGTCCATGGGTGGCATATTCAGACGTCAACTTCAGAGGTTCTCAGTTTGCCTTTGAGGAGGGTGAATATGCCACCTTGGAGTGTGATAAGAGCATTTCTTCCCTAGAGATGGTGACGGAGGACCTGACAAATCCTCAGATAACACTTTATGAAGATGATAACTATGGAGGCAAGTCCCGCGTCTTCACCAGTGAAATCAATCTGGTCCACATCTCTTTCCATAATGTGGTGTCTTCTCACAAGGTGCAGAGAGGAGTGTGGGTACTTTATGAAAAAAGTAACAGAGGTGGTGCTCAGATGGTGGCCAGGCCTTCTCGTGATCTTCCTAATTATGGCTCGTTCAACAACAAAGTGTCTCATGTGCGCCCTCTGAAGCCTGGCGTAAGCACGGTGAAAGCAGAGATCAACTGGAAACAGAAACAAGAACGTGTCAGACCTGTTACGATTGACTCCATATGTGGTGTAAACCAAGGAGATCAAGAGAAAAGCTTCTCCAATGAGCTGTTTAAAGAGTATGAAGGCTTCATCACTGACAGCGTCACCTTTGACAGTTCTACGCAAATCCCCTTGGGAATGTCCTTTAATGTAGATGTAGGAGCAATGAAGGCAGACAAGAACTTCTCTTTGAGTGAAACCTTCACTGTGGAGAAAGGCAGCAGCAACACCAGAACTGAGAAGAAGAATATCAAAATCTCCCTGCCCACCAAAATATCTCCGCACACCAAGCTCACTGTAAATGTGGTGAGGAAAGAAGTGTTAACGAAGGCCTCAGTCCAGCTTACCATCATGAGAGGTTCCCTACTACCCATCGTGGAGTTTTGCGAGTACAAATGCCAATCTGGAAACTCCATCACCACCGAGTTAAAGGAGGAAAAAATCTAG
- the LOC108410456 gene encoding phospholipase A2 inhibitor CNF-like, translated as MVEMKVALVLVSVFFTKALALQCSDCFAHFPETCNRTLECPTDVCNSVAATFSLGGVQVEHRVRACLPSVFCAKGRINTGFLSATINSKCCKTDLCNDKALPALPKQPPNGKKCCTNDNCSETVSCEGDEDHCIKGTAVPFVFRASLKGCASKSICERLKSILEHFNMMADIKCCKGNLCNQAL; from the exons ATGGTAGAAATGAAAGTCGCTCTGGTGCTCGTCAGCGTGTTCTTCACTAAAG CTCTAGCGCTGCAGTGTTCCGATTGCTTTGCGCATTTTCCTGAGACGTGTAATAGAACCTTGGAATGTCCAACCGATGTCTGTAACAGCGTCGCTGCCACCTTTAGCCTGG GTGGCGTACAGGTGGAGCACAGGGTGAGAGCTTGCCTGCCGTCGGTCTTTTGCGCCAAAGGGAGAATAAACACAGGGTTTCTGAGCGCGACCATCAACTCCAAATGCTGCAAGACTGACCTCTGCAATGACAAAGCACTGCCAG cTTTACCGAAACAGCCTCCCAATGGGAAGAAGTGCTGCACTAATGACAACTGCTCAGAAACCGTGAGCTGCGAGGGGGATGAGGATCACTGTATTAAAGGAACAG ctgttcCATTTGTTTTCAGGGCttctctgaaaggatgtgcaagCAAGAGCATCTGTGAGCGGCTCAAGTCTATTCTAGAACACTTTAATATGATGGCAGATATCAAGTGCTGTAAGGGGAACCTGTGTAACCAGGCGCTTTGA
- the LOC108410457 gene encoding epidermal differentiation-specific protein-like, which produces MSKIIVYDHANFEGVSREFTSSVSDLVNENLNDCISSLKVIGDPWVAYSDSNFSGSQFVYEEGEYATVEWNDSFSSLEVVTEDLMNPQITLYEDDNYRGRSIVLTTETNLAFGSFHDMASSHKVQRGAWVLYEDSERGGAQMVARASRDVPVYDWFNDKVSHVRPLKPGKFIIKSEILWDMKEEHVKSVMIDSICGLNYGEHEQSFSTELFREYTGSITDTFNFSSSTQVTWGTSFSVDVGFIKAQQNFSFSNTFNVQRGGSNTRSEKKSIRISLPTKIAPHTKLTVNVLRKEVDVKVPVKLTIKTGSHIIVEFGEYRCESGNSIITEYKEEKI; this is translated from the coding sequence ATGAGCAAGATTATTGTTTATGATCATGCCAACTTTGAGGGCGTGAGCAGAGAGTTCACCTCTTCTGTTTCTGATTTAGTAAATGAGAACCTTAATGACTGCATCTCCTCTCTGAAGGTGATCGGGGATCCATGGGTGGCCTATTCAGACAGCAATTTCAGTGGTTCTCAGTTTGTTTATGAGGAGGGTGAATATGCCACTGTGGAGTGGAATGATAGCTTTTCTTCACTAGAGGTGGTGACGGAGGACCTGATGAACCCTCAGATCACACTTTATGAAGATGATAACTACAGAGGAAGGTCCATCGTTCTCACCACTGAAACCAACCTGGCGTTTGGCTCTTTCCATGACATGGCATCTTCTCACAAGGTGCAGAGAGGAGCGTGGGTCCTTTATGAAGACAGTGAACGAGGTGGAGCTCAGATGGTGGCCAGGGCTTCTCGTGATGTTCCTGTATATGACTGGTTCAATGACAAAGTGTCTCATGTACGTCCTCTGAAGCCTGGCAAATTCATCATAAAGTCAGAGATCCTCTGGGACATGAAAGAAGAACATGTCAAATCTGTTATGATCGACTCCATATGTGGTCTGAACTATGGAGAACACGAGCAAAGCTTTTCCACTGAGCTGTTCAGAGAGTACACAGGCTCTATCACTGATACCTTCAACTTTAGCAGTTCTACACAGGTCACCTGGGGAACATCCTTCAGTGTAGATGTAGGGTTCATAAAGGCACAGCAGAACTTCTCTTTCAGTAATACCTTCAATGTGCAGAGAGGTGGCAGCAACACCAGAAGCGAAAAGAAGAGTATTCGAATCTCCCTGCCCACCAAAATAGCTCCCCACACCAAGCTCACTGTGAACGTGTTGAGGAAAGAAGTGGATGTGAAGGTTCCAGTCAAGCTGACTATCAAGACAGGTTCCCACATAATTGTGGAGTTTGGAGAGTATAGGTGCGAATCTGGCAACTCCATCATCACCGAGTACAAGGAGGAAAAAATCTAG
- the LOC108410475 gene encoding protein RoBo-1, whose translation MKVVLVLVSVFFTKALTLQCYECVEESPHTCKRSRECSDECNSNTATLSLGGVQLAQSLRSCQPAVFCVTGRINAGLLKATVNSKCCRTDLCNNHVVPALPKQFPNGKKCCGNNDCSNIVKCEGDEDRCINGSVNPFVKVSLKGCASKSICDGLVSISHHFNVTADIKCCEGNLCNTAISINLGLLIMLGSLLTSILFP comes from the exons ATGAAAGTGGTTCTGGTGCTCGTCAGTGTGTTCTTCACTAAAG CACTAACACTGCAGTGCTATGAATGTGTCGAGGAGTCACCGCATACTTGTAAAAGAAGTCGGGAATGTTCAGATGAGTGCAACAgcaacactgccaccttaaGCCTGG GTGGCGTACAGCTGGCCCAGAGTTTGCGGTCTTGCCAGCCGGCAGTCTTTTGTGTCACAGGGAGAATAAATGCAGGGCTTCTGAAAGCGACCGTCAACTCCAAATGCTGCCGGACTGACCTCTGCAATAACCATGTAGTCCCAG cTTTACCGAAACAGTTTCCCAACGGGAAGAAGTGCTGTGGCAATAACGACTGCTCAAATATTGTGAAGTGCGAGGGAGACGAGGATCGCTGCATTAATGGATCAG ttaaTCCGTTTGTTAAGGTgtctctgaaaggatgtgccAGCAAGAGCATCTGTGACGGGCTCGTGTCCATCTCACACCACTTTAACGTCACTGCGGATATTAAGTGCTGTGAGGGGAACCTGTGTAACACTGCTATCAGCATTAATCTGGGTCTCCTCATCATGCTGGGGTCTCTACTGACCTCCATCCTCTTCCCCTGA